Genomic window (Candidatus Diapherotrites archaeon):
AGGGCAAGCGCCCATGTCTTCAGGCATGATGCAGGGAATGACAGGAAATTATTGGAATTATGGGTTTGAACTTAGTGTTTGGAATATACTGTATGTAATTTTAATTATTGGCCTGATAATTCTCACTTATCTTGGAATCATAAAATTATGGAAAGACTTATTCAAAAGCAGGAGAAGATGAAATGAAGAAAAATGATAATACTACATTAATAATCGTAATTTTATTAGCCGTATTGTTTCTTTTTAGCATTGGTTTAGGCTTTGGCTGGGGTTTTGGTCACATGGGCGGCATGATGTTTTTCGGGCCAATCTTCATGGTGTTAGTGTTGGTACTTATAGTTTGGTTAATTGTATCTTTGACTCAACCGAGGTAAGGCATTAACATGAAAATAGAAGATTTTGCATTCATTGTTGAAACCAAAAAAGGCTTTGATGAAGCAGTTATTTCAATAAGAAAATCCGTGGAAACTAAAGGATGGACAATATTCCAAGTATATGATTACAAAGAAATATTAGCAGTAAAGGGTTTTGAGCAGAAACCATTAAAGATCATTGAGATTTGCTCTGGAAAATATGCCAATCAATTCTTAAACAAGAACAAGCTAACTTCTCTTTGCATGCCTTGTAAAATTAATGTTTTGGAAGAAGACGGAAAAGTAAAAATAATTGGAATGAATCCAATAATAATCTCTCAATTCTTTCCGGAAATAAGCAGGAAAGAAACTGAAGAGGTAGAAAAAGACATTAAAGAAATTATTGATAATGCTAAGTGAGAGAATGCAAGGCATTCAAAATTTAATTGATGAACTCGTGAGCGGGTATATTCAAAGCAAATATGATAGAGAGTATTTGAAGGAAAAAATAAATGAAATTTTAGAATTTATACTACCAGAGATTGCTATCCTTATTAAGAATAGAAAAGAAAAAGACCCAGTTAAGTTATGGAATGCTGTAAAAGAAGACGAGAAAATAAAGAATTTATTTAGGAAAACCCTTAAAAAAGTAGAAAGACCTATTGTTATTTATGTTGCAAGTAAATTTGAAAACAATCAATATTTTGGCGTTAAAATAATTGAAGAGGCTTTAAGATGGAAGTAAAGGTTTTGGATTTTACAGGGAAATGGTGTTCAACCTGCATTATTTTAGATGAAATACTAGAATCCGAAATAATTCCAAAATATAAAAATAGAGTGAAATTTATTAAAATTGACGTTGAGGAAAATGAAAAATTAACAAAGCAATACGAAATTCTTTCTGTGCCAACTTTAATTCTTCTGAAAGACAGCAAAAAAATTTGGAGAAAAAGTGGTTCAATATTTAAGGATGAAATAATAAAAGAGTTAGAGAAGACGATAAAATGAATGATGAACTAGAGACTATAAGAAAAAAGAAAATTGCTGAAATGCTTAGTAAAATGAGTAAACCAAAAATTAAAATTTATACAACATCTTCCTGTCCGTATTGCCACACGGCTAAAGAATTTCTAAAACAAATAGGTGTAAAATTTGAAGAGGTAAATGTAGAATTCAATCAAAAGGCTGCTAATGAAATGATAGAAAAATCAGGCCAGATGGGGGTTCCTGTTATCGACATAAATAGAACGATTGTTGTTGGTTTCAATAAGGAAGTAATTCTGAAGGCATTGAAATGAATGACACAAAATTGTGCGGGGTTATCTCAAGAAAATTAAATGGTGTAGGCAATCTCTTAGATATTGGTTGCGAGAATGGCTTGGTTAGCTGTTTGGCTAATAAATTAAACAAAAAAATTATAGGTCTTGACATTTCAGCAAAAGGATTCATCAAAGCACATAACCATTGCAAAAAATTTGAGGCATGTAATTTAATTGATTGTATTAAGGGAAATGCTCATAACATGAAAATCTTCAAGAATAGTGAATTTGATGCTATAACTTTAGTTTATGCATTGCATCATATGAACAAACCTGAAATTGTACCAAAAGAAGCAAAACGTATTTTGAAACCTAATAAAAGAATTATAATGGTCGAACATATTATTAGAAAGAGAAGGAGTAAATGTTATAAGTTTGTAAAAGAAGAAATTAGTAAGATGTTGGAGAATGTTGGATTTAGAAATACAATTATTCAAAGATCAGAGGAGGATATTATTTTAGTCACAAGCAAAAAATGAGGTTAAGAATATGATTAATGACAAACAAATCATAGAAATTTTGAAGGAATCCAAGGCAATAGCTGTTGTTGGTTGTTCTAGGGATCCAGAAAAGGATGCACACAAGGTTCCAAAATATCTGAAAGAACACGGTTATAAAATTGTTCCCGTAAATCCATTTGCGGATGAAATTTTGGGCGAAAGAGTTTACAAAACCATATCTGAAATTAAAGAACCTATTGACATCATAGATATTTTCAGGCCAAGTGCAGAATGTTTTCAAATTGTAAAAGAAGCTCTTGAACTAAAACCTAAAGTGATATGGATGCAGCTTGAAATCAAAAACATGGAAGCCGCAAGATTAGCAGAAGGTAGTGGAATTAAAGTTATTATGGATAAATGTATAATGATTGAACATAAACGTTTAATCAAATAATGATTATGAACGCTTACATAGAAAAATTTGTAAGATTTTGTGATCGATTTCAGAAAAAAGTTTTAGAAATTCAGAACACTTGAATTAAAGGCTTAGGCCTCTTCCTTAGAATCCAAAAAGAGAAAAAGGAAAAAAACAAAGTCATTGCAATTGTTGCTGGGAACATAAAGGAAAGAGCCAAATAAGGCATTGGAGGATTGGTGCTTAACACATAATCAGAGAAATCAAATACCAAAAACAGAATTAAGGTAATAATCAAAAAAATTTTTTTTGCTTCAATTTTATTTAAGAGAATGAATTGCTCTGCGAAAAGAAGGATATGAGAAACAAAAAGCACTGAGTAAAGAAAAGAGGCTTCAGGAGTAAAATAAAACCAATTATACTTCAATAAAACGAATACAGTCCAGAAAGCATACTTTAATGCAAAAGCAAACGAAAAGAAATAAAACCACTGAAAATTCTTTTTGAACTTAATTCCAATTAATGTTACTGCAAATAAGAGTGCTGCAAGAGGACAATCAGGGACAAAAACCCAGAGAAAAAGATTTGTGTTCATTAACTGCTGCCAATAATAGAAAAAAACCCCATAAATAAATCCAATCAAATTGCCTATTACTATAACCCAGAAAAAATTCCTGTTCACACAAAAAAAGAGAGGGAAAAAGAAAATAAATCAGACTGGTTATCCTGTTTTTAATGGAATTTTTTTGATTTCATGTATTCCTGTGCCGGGAATTCTTCTTATCCTAAAATAGCACCTGGCCTTTTTTGGAATATTGCCGCCTCTCCCATAATAATCGCTAATGATTTTTTTTATCTTTAAAACATCTTCTGCAAAAACTTTCGTGAAAACAGCCCCTTCAGGTTTCAATAATGTAAAATACTTGTAAAGAACTCTTTTAGTAAAATCAGAATATCTCAACGGCCCCATAAAATCGACTATTATGTCATAATACTTTTTGCTTGAAAAATTTTCAATAACGCCAACCTTGTATTCATTTATTTCTTTTGAACGCCTTTCAACTTCTTTTAGCTCGTTGTATTGTGCTTCAATCAATTCTTTTTTTCTTCTGAAAGGAATTTCGCCAGAGTTCTTGATCAAATTCATGGCTCTCTTTTTTGGCTGGAGGAGGACAGGGCTTATCGGATTCAGGGCAGTCACGAAAACTTTTGAGCCAAAATACTTCTTCAAGTCAGAAGAGACCCCCAAATATCCCGCTCCTGAATCAAGAACGAAAAGGCGCCCCTTTCTTTTAAGCATTGAGCCGACTGCCTTTTTAATATCAAAAGATTCCTCGTTTATAATTGATTGAAAATCCCTGTTTTTCGGGTAAGTACTAAAAGCAAGGAACTTCTTTCTATGCCCTCTAATTTTATTTGCAGTTAATTTTCTTTGTTCTTCCAGGAGAGTTCTCTTAAGCCATGAGCCGTATCTCCTGTCTATTCTGCCATTAATTCTCTTCTTCATAATACAAAAAAGAAAGAAAAAGAAAATAAACCAATTGCTGGGTTTTGATCATTTGATGCAAACGTACTGGCGGAAATCTGCGTTCGGGTTGTCTCCTTTTTTGTAATCAGAAAATTTTTCAATTTTATTGAATCCTGCTTCCTTGAGCAAATTCAAAAGCTCATTTCTTTTGAAGGGGTATACAATAAGATAAGCTTTTTTTCCTGTTCTTTCGTCCGTATATTGCATTCTAACCTTATTCTCGGAAATTTCGATTGGCTCTCCGTGGACTTCGTTGCCGCAGTAAACGTATTTTTTGGAATAATTAAATTTTCCTTCTTTCAGTATCTCTTTTCTTTTGTCCAGCACATATTGGTAGTTTCTCTCGTCGATAATCAGGACCCCTTTTTTTCTCAAAATAAAAAAGAAATTTTTGAGTGTTTTGAGTTGATCCGCCTTTTTGAATAAATAAGTTAATGAATTCCCAAGACATAAGACAGCATCAAAGCTCTCTTGCTTAAAGTGCTCTTCAAGTTCGCGCCAGTCTAACTCAGTAATGTTTAATGTTACGCCTTCCAGTACTGCATTTTTTTGTGCTTTTTCTATAAACAACTTATCTATGTCATTAGATACAACTTCAAAGCCATTTTTTATCAAATAAATAGAATCTGCTCCCTCGCCCAGAGAAGAATCAAAGACTTTTTTGCATTTAAATTCTTTTAATTTATTGAAAAGGAATCCTCTCTCGCCTTCTCTTCGTTTCTTCCAGTCAATGAAGTCGCCCCACATTTTAATTAAGGCCTTTGAATTATAATTCTCTGGATAATCAAGAACCATACTTAATTATGGCTTCCAAGTTTTTAATAGCTTTGCATTGATGGTTTGGTTCAATTTAAGGAAGAATTCACAGGCACTCAACCCCAGCAATTATTTAAAAATCGTTCAATTCTTCTTTCATTATATGAACGTGAATTCATTGATTTCAGAGGCTGTTGCTGCAATAAAAGAGGCTGAAGGCAGAAAAAGGCTTACAGCAAAGAAATTAGCTGAATTGAAGAATGCTTCACTCAAAAAATTTGATTCAAATGAGCTATTGGAAGAAGAATTCTGCTTTAAAACAAAGAAAAAGGAATTGAACGAAAGGGTTGCCGGCGTTGATTCAGGATTTGCAGGAAAAAGAATGCATTCAATTGACATAATTTTAGTGAAAACAGTAGGAGCAATATTTGACTTCGAGAAAAACAAGCTCAAGAAAGCCCAGTATCATCCTGCACCCTCACAATTTCCTATTCCATTCATCTCCTCAAATGTATTGGAGAACGACGAATTCCAGTGCAATAAATCCTTGCTCAGGCTGAAAGAAGAGATTGAGTGCGCAAAAAAAATAATTTCAGACTTTAAGCCCAAATTTTGTTTTCTGGACGGAAGCATTATACCCCAGCACGCAGACAAGCCAAGGGCTGACTCAAAATTATGCTCTTCCTACAAACAGTTAACTGAATTGTACGAGCAATTATACCAGACAGCAGAAAAAAATTCCTGCTCGCTAATTGCAACAGTGGAAGACTCAAGGGGCTCAAGGTTCAGGAGCATAATGCAGAAGGAAATACTCGAAAAAGAAAAAATAGTTGAAGGCAGTGCACTTGAAAACTACTTTGACTCAAGCCTTTTAGGATACATCCTGGAAAAAAATGAGAGGAGCTTCTGCTTCAATTACTCCACTTCAGCAAAAGAGCACCCTATACTGAACGACTTCACAAAGAAATGGGCTGAGAGAGTGAAGGTATTCTACCTCAAGCCAACAGAATACGACAGGCCTTTAAGAATTGAATTCCTGCATAACGGAAGGAACATCACGGAATACTGCAACGAAATTGCCTCTGTTTCCTTGACGCTTTCTTCACTGCACAAGGAATACGCTTTCCCCTCAGTTCTAATAGAAGCAGACCTCAGGGCAAGGCTTAAAAGCAATGAAATAGAAATACTTTTTAACAAAATCGCAGACAAATTAGGTAGAGAGAACGCCTATCTGGCACTCAGAAGAGAAATCAGGCCGTTCTGAAAAAGGGGGAAATTGGTAAAAAAACAATATTTTTGGCAAAATTTATAAATTTTTGCTAATATGATATTTTTTGGGTGAAACAAATGGTTTATGTAAACCTTGACAAACTGGGAAAAATATATTTTCCAAAAATATTAAGAAAAAAAATGAAATCAAAAGAATTTATTGCATTAGTGCTACCAGATGGTGATATAGTGTTGCACAAATTAGAGAAATCAAAAGACCCTTTGAAAGAATTCCAGAAACTGCCAAAAATTTCAAAGTCATTAAAGCAAGTCAGAAAAGAAATTCTTGAAGAGGCAATGAAAGAAGTGGGCTGAATGTACGCAGAAACAGACTTTTTTCTTGCACTAATAAAAAAAGAAGACAGGCTTAAAAGAAAGGCTGAAGAAATCTATGAGAAATACAGAAAACAGATTTGGACTTCCGTTTTATCATTGCAAGAACTAATGCTTTACTTTCACAGAGAAAAACTTGAAGCCGTTTCATTGATTGAAAAATTAATCAATCTTGTAGAAATAAAGCCCCTTAATTTAACTAAAGAAGACTGCCTTACTGCATCATATTTAGCCAAAAAATATAATTTAACGCCGTTCGATTCACTTCATGCAGTAATTAGCCAAGGAGATACCATAATAAGCTCTGATGCAGTTTATGATAAAATAGGGCTGAAAAGAATAAAATTAGAAGAATAATGGTTTTTTTATGGATAAAAAAACATTAACCAAAAAAACACTATTGCTTGCAATAGGAATAATTTTCTTGTATATTGCAATCGATTCAAAATTATTTTTTTTATTCAAAGGAATTTTTAATTCAATAAAAGAATTTGTTTTTCCTTCAAATTATTTGGAATATTTTATTGTAGCGATTTTTTTGTTGTTTCTAATAGCATTTTTTCTTAAATTAAAAAAAATTATTTCAGAGGAAACCTACAAAAAAATAGATTTTTTTTATAAAAGCCACACCAGATCAATGCATTGCTATATATTTCTTTTATATTGTGCAATAATTGTTGGGCTTGTAATTTTTTCAACTAGTTATATGACAAATTATCCATCTGACATCCATCTAATTAGTGAAGAGTATCCTTTGATTTTTGTTCCAACAATAATTTCTTTATGGTTTATTAATAAAGCAATTCCTTTCATAGATTTTATTGTAGAATTAAGAATGAAAAGGTACGAGGGATAAAATGAACAACAACAAAATAGAAGGAAAAACACTGGTTTTTGATTTATGGGGAACAGTTGCTTTGGGTGAAGAGGCAACGCATTTGTTTGAGAGAATACAGCAAAGGCTTGGATTAAACGAATTGACCCATCAGGAATTCACTGACGGCCTCGAAAAATCAATTATGACTAAAAAATTTGAGACAGAAAAAGAAATGATGAAGGCAGTATGCGACTACTTCTCAATTATTCCAGCAGACATTACAGTCAACGACCTAATCCTTCTAATCAGAAGAAACGACAACCTAAGCAAACCTTACGACGACGCAGTAAAAACAATTCAGGAACTGGATTTCAAGTCAAAAATAGGGCTTATCTCAAACACAACCTGCTTTGGGCCAAAAAAATTACTGCAAAAATTCAGCTTGGACAAATACTTCAAGGGAAAGGTTTTCTCTTTTGAGGTTGGCCTTCTTAAACCGAACCCGAAAATATTCAAGCTCGCATTAAGCAAGCTTGACTCAAAGCCAAAAGACACAATAATGATTGGAGACTCACTAAAAAAAGACATTATCCCAGCAAAAAACTTAGGCATGAAAACTATATTGGTGGACAGAAACAAGAAATACCCCCAAGTAAAAGAAGCAGACGCAACAATCAATTCCCTGAATGAATTGAATGCACTGCTGGAGACAGAAAAATGAATAAAAAGAAGGAAGACTTCTTCAAGTTCTGCCCCAACTGCGGTTCAAGAAAAGTTCGCCTCACAAGGCTCATAGCAGATGTAGTGCTCGCAGACTTCAAGTTCTATGAATGCGAGAACTGCAAGTGGAGGGGCACACCCCTTGAAGGCACAGAAGAATTTATAAAAAAATTCAAGCAAAAAATTAATGCAAAAAACAAAAAAAGGAAGTGAAAAAAATGAGAAGGGCAAGAAGAGCAAAAATTCCGAGAAAAATAGGAGAATTCACTTTACAACATTTAGGACCAAAAAAAAGAGGAAAAAGAAAAATCATATCAACATTTGACTCAAAATTATAAAACAAATTATTAATTCGCTTGAAGTGAAAAATTTAATGACAGAAAAAGAAATAGGCACTGTTATATCAACCCTTGACTCGCCGAGCCCTTCACTTGTAAGATTCGTGGTGAACGAAGGAATAGTGCACAGGGGCCAGTTCGTTGAAATGCAGTACAGCGAAGGCACACTCATTGCTCTTGTGTCAAATGTAGTAAAAACAAACAGGTATTTCGAAAGGGCTGACTCAGTGAAAGAATTCGAGTCAGACGGAAAAGCATTAATAGAACAGTTCCCCACAACAGAATGGGAATTCCTTGTAGCAGAAACAAAGCCTTTAGGCGTATTCACAGAAAAGCTGACAAAAAGAAGCACTTATCCCCCGAGCCCGGGCACAAAAGTAAAAATTGCAACAAAAGAAAACCTGAAGAAGTTTTTTTCCTTTGACGAAAAAAACGGCCTTCACTTGGGAGAAATAGAATACCATGAAAACCCAGTGCAATTGAATATGACAAAACTCCTGCAAAAGCATTGCGCTGTTCTTGCTCAATCCGGTTTCGGAAAGTCGTACCTTATTGGAATTTTACTGGAAGAACTCCTTGAAAGAAAAAAAGACGAGGGAAGAATTGCAACAATTGTATTGGACGTGCACGGAGAATACACTTCCTTCGCTGAACCCATAACAGACAAAAAACACAAGGACTACAGCAATAAAACCAGATTGGTGAGAGCAAGAGAAATAAAAATTGGCGTTCCAAAAATTTCAGCTGGAATGCTTGCATCAATTCTCCCTGGATTAAGTGCCCCACAGAAAAGGGATTTAGGCAAGGTAATAACAAAACTGCAAAAGGAAATGAGGGAAGGACTGGGCCCATACAACCTGAACGCAATAAAATCCGAACTCCTCCAAGACGAAAGCATAAAAGAGAACACCCAGAAAGCACTTATAGGATGGATAATGGAATTAGAAGAACTCCATATCTTCTCAGAGGTTGATGCCCCAAGCATTGAAGATGTTGTAGGCTCAGGCCTGCTTACAGTAATAGACTTGAGCGACATAATAAACTTAAAGAAAAAACAAATTATAGTGAATTATCTTGCTCACAAGCTCTTTGACCTTAGAAGAAAAAAAATTATTCCCCCATTCCTTTTGGTTTTGGAGGAGGCCCACCAATTCATCCCAGAAAAGGCCGGAAGAGAGTCAGCCATAGCACGATACATCCTTGAGACAATTGCAAGGGAAGGAAGAAAATTTGGGGCCTCACTCTGCCTTATATCACAGAGGCCAATTCAATTGAGCACCACAGTGCTTTCACAATGCAACACTCATATCATATTGCGCATTACAAACCCTTACGACCTAAAACATATTGGCGAAAGCTCTGAGGGCTTAGACCAGAGGGCACTAGAAATGATTACAGTTCTAAGAGTGGGAGAAGCATTAATGCTAGGAGAAGCAACAGGCTTCCCCTTATTCTTTAAAGTGCGAGAAAGAAAATCTCTTGAGAGCAAGCACGAGAAGCCCTTAGAGAAAGCAGCAGTAGAATTCGAAGAAGGCAACCAAAAAAAAGAAGACGAAGCAAAAGAATTTCTGTAAAATTCAAGGGAATTCTACTTCAGCAAGCATTTAATAATCAAATTAAAATCAAATTTTTAATGGCTGAAAGAATTTACGTTGATACCAATATTTACTTAGATTATTTTGAGGAAAGAAAGAACGGTTTCAGGCCGTTAAGTGAATTTGCTTTCCAGGTATTCAAGAGAACCTTGGAGTGCGAATTTGAAATAGTGATCAGTGACTGGGTAATTGAAGAAATTTTTAGGCAAAAATTTCCCGAAATAAAATTTGATTTGCTTGTAAAAGAACTTTTATGCAAAAGAAAAATCATTAAAGTTAGAAAAACTGAACAAGACTTAATTAATGCAAGGAAGCATGAAAATTTCAGCGATGCTCTTCATGCAATCATTGCAAATAAAGCTAATTGTAAAAAGATAGTTACAAGAAACCTTGAGGATTTTTTAGGCGTCAGGCACCTTGTTGAGACCGTATTTCCTGAAAATCTCTGAAGGATTCTTTTTTGCATATTCCTCGAATAACTTGTTTCTTTCTTCTTTTGTCATTCTTTTAATCCCTTTAACGCTGCCCTTAAGTTTTTCAAGCCTTCTTACAGCCATCACTGTTTGAAATTCTTCAACCTTTTTTCTTACGGCCTCCCTGATAAACTCTTGAATTGAATTGAAGCCGTTTTCCCTTACAATCTCTGTTGAATC
Coding sequences:
- a CDS encoding type VI secretion system contractile sheath small subunit, encoding MANKLVHLRVSDKLYKDSTEIVRENGFNSIQEFIREAVRKKVEEFQTVMAVRRLEKLKGSVKGIKRMTKEERNKLFEEYAKKNPSEIFRKYGLNKVPDA
- a CDS encoding class I SAM-dependent methyltransferase — its product is MNDTKLCGVISRKLNGVGNLLDIGCENGLVSCLANKLNKKIIGLDISAKGFIKAHNHCKKFEACNLIDCIKGNAHNMKIFKNSEFDAITLVYALHHMNKPEIVPKEAKRILKPNKRIIMVEHIIRKRRSKCYKFVKEEISKMLENVGFRNTIIQRSEEDIILVTSKK
- a CDS encoding DUF302 domain-containing protein, coding for MKIEDFAFIVETKKGFDEAVISIRKSVETKGWTIFQVYDYKEILAVKGFEQKPLKIIEICSGKYANQFLNKNKLTSLCMPCKINVLEEDGKVKIIGMNPIIISQFFPEISRKETEEVEKDIKEIIDNAK
- a CDS encoding PIN domain-containing protein; this translates as MYAETDFFLALIKKEDRLKRKAEEIYEKYRKQIWTSVLSLQELMLYFHREKLEAVSLIEKLINLVEIKPLNLTKEDCLTASYLAKKYNLTPFDSLHAVISQGDTIISSDAVYDKIGLKRIKLEE
- a CDS encoding CoA-binding protein, whose protein sequence is MINDKQIIEILKESKAIAVVGCSRDPEKDAHKVPKYLKEHGYKIVPVNPFADEILGERVYKTISEIKEPIDIIDIFRPSAECFQIVKEALELKPKVIWMQLEIKNMEAARLAEGSGIKVIMDKCIMIEHKRLIK
- a CDS encoding ATP-binding protein; this encodes MTEKEIGTVISTLDSPSPSLVRFVVNEGIVHRGQFVEMQYSEGTLIALVSNVVKTNRYFERADSVKEFESDGKALIEQFPTTEWEFLVAETKPLGVFTEKLTKRSTYPPSPGTKVKIATKENLKKFFSFDEKNGLHLGEIEYHENPVQLNMTKLLQKHCAVLAQSGFGKSYLIGILLEELLERKKDEGRIATIVLDVHGEYTSFAEPITDKKHKDYSNKTRLVRAREIKIGVPKISAGMLASILPGLSAPQKRDLGKVITKLQKEMREGLGPYNLNAIKSELLQDESIKENTQKALIGWIMELEELHIFSEVDAPSIEDVVGSGLLTVIDLSDIINLKKKQIIVNYLAHKLFDLRRKKIIPPFLLVLEEAHQFIPEKAGRESAIARYILETIAREGRKFGASLCLISQRPIQLSTTVLSQCNTHIILRITNPYDLKHIGESSEGLDQRALEMITVLRVGEALMLGEATGFPLFFKVRERKSLESKHEKPLEKAAVEFEEGNQKKEDEAKEFL
- a CDS encoding thioredoxin family protein, which translates into the protein MEVKVLDFTGKWCSTCIILDEILESEIIPKYKNRVKFIKIDVEENEKLTKQYEILSVPTLILLKDSKKIWRKSGSIFKDEIIKELEKTIK
- a CDS encoding DNA double-strand break repair nuclease NurA, translated to MNVNSLISEAVAAIKEAEGRKRLTAKKLAELKNASLKKFDSNELLEEEFCFKTKKKELNERVAGVDSGFAGKRMHSIDIILVKTVGAIFDFEKNKLKKAQYHPAPSQFPIPFISSNVLENDEFQCNKSLLRLKEEIECAKKIISDFKPKFCFLDGSIIPQHADKPRADSKLCSSYKQLTELYEQLYQTAEKNSCSLIATVEDSRGSRFRSIMQKEILEKEKIVEGSALENYFDSSLLGYILEKNERSFCFNYSTSAKEHPILNDFTKKWAERVKVFYLKPTEYDRPLRIEFLHNGRNITEYCNEIASVSLTLSSLHKEYAFPSVLIEADLRARLKSNEIEILFNKIADKLGRENAYLALRREIRPF
- a CDS encoding DUF1405 domain-containing protein; translated protein: MNRNFFWVIVIGNLIGFIYGVFFYYWQQLMNTNLFLWVFVPDCPLAALLFAVTLIGIKFKKNFQWFYFFSFAFALKYAFWTVFVLLKYNWFYFTPEASFLYSVLFVSHILLFAEQFILLNKIEAKKIFLIITLILFLVFDFSDYVLSTNPPMPYLALSFMFPATIAMTLFFSFFSFWILRKRPKPLIQVF
- a CDS encoding HAD family hydrolase, which gives rise to MNNNKIEGKTLVFDLWGTVALGEEATHLFERIQQRLGLNELTHQEFTDGLEKSIMTKKFETEKEMMKAVCDYFSIIPADITVNDLILLIRRNDNLSKPYDDAVKTIQELDFKSKIGLISNTTCFGPKKLLQKFSLDKYFKGKVFSFEVGLLKPNPKIFKLALSKLDSKPKDTIMIGDSLKKDIIPAKNLGMKTILVDRNKKYPQVKEADATINSLNELNALLETEK
- a CDS encoding class I SAM-dependent methyltransferase is translated as MVLDYPENYNSKALIKMWGDFIDWKKRREGERGFLFNKLKEFKCKKVFDSSLGEGADSIYLIKNGFEVVSNDIDKLFIEKAQKNAVLEGVTLNITELDWRELEEHFKQESFDAVLCLGNSLTYLFKKADQLKTLKNFFFILRKKGVLIIDERNYQYVLDKRKEILKEGKFNYSKKYVYCGNEVHGEPIEISENKVRMQYTDERTGKKAYLIVYPFKRNELLNLLKEAGFNKIEKFSDYKKGDNPNADFRQYVCIK
- a CDS encoding glutaredoxin domain-containing protein, with translation MNDELETIRKKKIAEMLSKMSKPKIKIYTTSSCPYCHTAKEFLKQIGVKFEEVNVEFNQKAANEMIEKSGQMGVPVIDINRTIVVGFNKEVILKALK